The Microbacterium phyllosphaerae region CTTCACCCCGTTGTTCGACGGTTCCGGCCGCTTCCAGGGGTGGCACGACAAGGTCGCGAAGTCGCTGATGCTGGATGCTCGCGGCGCAGACGCTGCCGATCCGGCCCAGCCGATGCGCGCTGCCGGGGCGCAGGCTCCCGCACCCGTGCCCGGTTTCGCGGCGCCCGGAGTGCCGTTCGCCCCCGGGATGACTGAAGCCCCTCATGCTCCCGCCACGCAGGCCTTCACCGCGATTCCCGGGATCCCCGCGCCGCACTCGGCGCCGGCGACTCCGTTCGGCGCGCCCCCCGTTCCGCAGACACCGCCGTTCGGTGCGGACGCTCCCGTGATGCCCCATGCTCCGGCGCCTGCTGCCACGCCGGCATCCTGGCCCGCCGCGGCCCCGGGAGTGCCCGCTGTGCCGGGAGCTCCCGAAGCCCCGGTAGCCGCACCGGCCCATCCCGCACCTGCGTACGCCGCGCCCGACGCTGCCCCCGCCTATGCCGCACCGGCACCCGCCGCTCCCGCCGCTCCCGCCGCTCCGCCGGCACCTGCCGAGCAGGCGCCGCTCGCGACGACTCCGGCTGCGCCCGCGGACGACGACGGGCTCATCGCCTACGTCCCCGGCATCACGCTGGATGCCCCGCCTCACCGCAACGCTCCGGACGCGGCACCGACCGAGCAGCCCGCACCGACCGAGCAGCCCGCGCCGACGGAGCAGCCCGCGCCGGTCGAACCCGTCGCGCCCGCACAGTGGGCCGTGTCCGAGCGCCCGGCCGCCCCCGCGTTTCCCGTCGTGCCACCGGCGCCCGCGTTCACCGCCGCGCCGGCCGATGAACTCCCCGCACCGGCGACGGTGGCGCCCGATGCGGCCGCGTCCGCGGAGTCGACGCTGTCAGCCGACAGCGTCGACGACGACCTCGAGGAGACCCGCATCAGCATCCCGGGTCACCGTCTGGTGTTCACCTGGGACGACGGAACCCGCGTCACGGTCTCGCGCCGCACGGTCTTCGGCCGCAACCCCGCGCCGGAAGACGGAGCCATCATCGTGCCCGTGCGCGACGAGACGCTCTCCCTCTCGAAGACGCACTTCGAGGCCGCGGCCTCGACCTCGGGCGGCTGGGTGCTCGATCGGTTCTCGACCAACGGCATGACGCTCGTGCGCGAGGGGCAGCGCATCGCTTGCCCGGCCGGGCAGCGCGTGCCCGTCCGACTCGGCGACGCGATAGAGATCGGCGATCGCATCGTGACCATCGGCGGATACGCATGAGCGTCGCGCTGGCGGTCTCGACGGGTGCGGCGACGCACACGGGGCTGCGCCGAACCCTCAACGAAGATGCCTTCCTCGCCAGCGCGCCGATCTTCCTCGTCGCCGACGGCATGGGCGGCCACGAGGCGGGGGAGCGCGCCAGCGCCGCCGTCATCACCGAGTTCTCGCGTCACGTCGGGCAGCCGGCCCTCGCCCTCGACGAGGTGCGCGATGCCGTCGCCGTCGCGCGCGCAGAGGTCGAAGCGCTGTCGACGACGAGCAACGGCCGGGCGGGCACCACACTGAGCGGTGTCATCATCGCGACGGTCGACGGCATGGGGTACTGGCTCGTGCTGAACATCGGCGACTCGCGCGTCTACCGCCTCGAGGACGGCGACCTCGAACAGGTGAGTGTCGACCACTCGGTGGTGCAGGAGCTCATCGAGGCGGGCGAGCTGCGCCCGGAGGACGCGCAGACCGACCGTCGTCGCAACATCATCACCCGGGCCATCGGCGCGGGAAGCGACGGCGAGGTCGACTACTGGCTGTTCCCCGCCGAGATGGGCGACCGGATGCTGATCTGCTCGGACGGACTCTCGTCGGAACTCAGCGACGGCGCGATCCGCGAGATCCTGATGGTCGAGTCCGATCCCCAGCGCGCCGCGGACTTCCTCGTCTCGAGCGCGGTGCACGCCGGCGGACGCGACAACGTCACGGCTGTCGTGATCGATGCCGTCTCGGTCGCGTCGAGGCCAGGCACGCTCGTCGAGACCGATGAACCAGACATCGCGGACACGCGTCCGCGTGAAGCCGCAGGAGGAGTCCGCTGATGCGTGTGAACTATCGCCCCGGCACGTGGAACGCCCTGATCCGCGAGCACGCGCTGCTCGTGCTCCCGGCCACCGCCGATCCCGCACTGGTCGCCGATGCGTGGAACGGATTCGACGGCATCCGCGAACTCGGCCCGCTGGTCGACCTCCTGGCCGTGCGCTCCGGAGGCTCGCTGTCGTCGGTGCCCGACTTCGCGGCCGTCGTCGTCGACGGCGACGACGTGCGGGTCGCCGTCCGCGGAGTCCCCGAGATCATCGTCGAGACCGCCGACGGGCAGACGCGCATCACCGGTGCGGAGGTCACGACGTGGAGCGAACGTCTTGTTCGCGGCGCCACCCGCGTCGATGTGGTCCTCGAGAGCGCCGACGATGCGGAGCTGCCGATCCTCGGCGGCGTCGTGCGCGCCGCGACGGTCGCGATCGATCCGACGGCCGAGGCCTCCCTGTCCGCCATCGAGAGCGCGCCGGCGCGCACTCTCTCCCCGGAACCGATCCCGACGGCGGACGCGGCGCCCGCCCCGGCACCGGTGCCCGCACCGGGTGCGCCGGAGTCCGCTGAGGGCTCGGCGGATACCGATCTCGGCGCCGCCGCGGTGGCCCCCGTCGCGGTTCCCGCCGTGGTCGTGCCTCCCGCGCCCGTCGGCCTGCCCTCCGTCGGTGGCGTGCCACCGATCCCTCCCGTGCCTCCACTGGGTGTCGTGCCCCCGCCCGCCAGTACACCCTCGACCACCGACGCACCCGCGTCCACCGACGCACCCGCGACCACCGACGCACCCGCGTCCACCGGGACCACTCAGGACGAGATCGAGGACGAGCCGGATCTGTCCGACACTCTGCTGCCCGAACCCGACATCGCCGACACGGTGATGCCCGACGACGAGTCGAGCACGGATGACTCCGACGGAGCCGACGAGCTCGATGAGTTCGAGATGCTCTTCGGACAGACCATCCATCGCCCGACGTCGGAGTCCGCCGCCCCTGCGGATGCCGGTCTCGCCGGCGATCACGACGGAGCGACGATCTC contains the following coding sequences:
- a CDS encoding FHA domain-containing protein, coding for MRVNYRPGTWNALIREHALLVLPATADPALVADAWNGFDGIRELGPLVDLLAVRSGGSLSSVPDFAAVVVDGDDVRVAVRGVPEIIVETADGQTRITGAEVTTWSERLVRGATRVDVVLESADDAELPILGGVVRAATVAIDPTAEASLSAIESAPARTLSPEPIPTADAAPAPAPVPAPGAPESAEGSADTDLGAAAVAPVAVPAVVVPPAPVGLPSVGGVPPIPPVPPLGVVPPPASTPSTTDAPASTDAPATTDAPASTGTTQDEIEDEPDLSDTLLPEPDIADTVMPDDESSTDDSDGADELDEFEMLFGQTIHRPTSESAAPADAGLAGDHDGATISAAEARALRRDAPVSPDAPTEALPVAAGGGRIRVSTGQVVTLDRTVIIGRRPRSTRASGANLPHLVAVESPQQDISRSHLEVRPEGDTVVVIDLHTTNGSTLLRSGADPVRLHPGEQTIVLSGDVIDLGDGVTVAFEDLP
- a CDS encoding RDD family protein, producing the protein MTQVPFGQIAPISRRAIGYLIDALIAGGLAVVLTILVVISANLTGSVEGAVGVLAIGLPLVSLVLLGWFVFYTFMQAGAGSIGMRSQGLRLIAEDGSPLGFGRTLLRNVIFGLAAGIVVGYFTPLFDGSGRFQGWHDKVAKSLMLDARGADAADPAQPMRAAGAQAPAPVPGFAAPGVPFAPGMTEAPHAPATQAFTAIPGIPAPHSAPATPFGAPPVPQTPPFGADAPVMPHAPAPAATPASWPAAAPGVPAVPGAPEAPVAAPAHPAPAYAAPDAAPAYAAPAPAAPAAPAAPPAPAEQAPLATTPAAPADDDGLIAYVPGITLDAPPHRNAPDAAPTEQPAPTEQPAPTEQPAPVEPVAPAQWAVSERPAAPAFPVVPPAPAFTAAPADELPAPATVAPDAAASAESTLSADSVDDDLEETRISIPGHRLVFTWDDGTRVTVSRRTVFGRNPAPEDGAIIVPVRDETLSLSKTHFEAAASTSGGWVLDRFSTNGMTLVREGQRIACPAGQRVPVRLGDAIEIGDRIVTIGGYA
- a CDS encoding PP2C family protein-serine/threonine phosphatase; the protein is MSVALAVSTGAATHTGLRRTLNEDAFLASAPIFLVADGMGGHEAGERASAAVITEFSRHVGQPALALDEVRDAVAVARAEVEALSTTSNGRAGTTLSGVIIATVDGMGYWLVLNIGDSRVYRLEDGDLEQVSVDHSVVQELIEAGELRPEDAQTDRRRNIITRAIGAGSDGEVDYWLFPAEMGDRMLICSDGLSSELSDGAIREILMVESDPQRAADFLVSSAVHAGGRDNVTAVVIDAVSVASRPGTLVETDEPDIADTRPREAAGGVR